In one window of Harpia harpyja isolate bHarHar1 chromosome 11, bHarHar1 primary haplotype, whole genome shotgun sequence DNA:
- the TNFAIP8L1 gene encoding tumor necrosis factor alpha-induced protein 8-like protein 1 isoform X2 — protein MHLQEMDTFSTKNLALQAQKKLLSKMATKTIANVFIDDTSSEILDELYRATKEYTHNRKEAQKIIKNLIKIVMKLGMLYRNGQFNPEELVVMERFRKKVHTLAMTAVSFHQIDFTFDRRVMSGVLTECRDLLHEAVNGHLTAKSHSRINHVFNHFADYEFLSALYGPSEPYRTHLKRICEGVNKMLEEDNI, from the exons ATGCATCTCCAGG AGATGGACACCTTCAGCACCAAGAACCTGGCCCTGCAGGCCCAGAAGAAGCTCTTGAGCAAGATGGCTACCAAGACCATAGCCAACGTCTTCATTGATGACACCAGCAGCGAGATCTTGGATGAGCTCTACCGGGCCACCAAGGAGTACACCCACAACCGCAAAGAGGCCCAGAAGATCATCAAAAATCTCATCAAGATAGTCATGAAGTTGGGCATGCTCTACCGCAACGGGCAGTTCAACCCTGAGGAGCTGGTGGTGATGGAGCGTTTTCGCAAGAAGGTGCATACCTTGGCCATGACAGCTGTCAGCTTCCACCAGATAGACTTCACCTTTGACCGCAGGGTCATGTCGGGTGTGCTGACGGAGTGCCGGGACCTGCTGCACGAGGCTGTCAACGGCCACCTGACGGCCAAATCCCACTCCCGCATCAACCACGTCTTCAATCACTTTGCGGACTATGAGTTCCTCTCGGCTCTCTATGGGCCGTCCGAGCCCTACCGCACCCACCTGAAGAGGATCTGCGAAGGGGTTAACAAGATGCTGGAAGAGGACAACATATGA
- the TNFAIP8L1 gene encoding tumor necrosis factor alpha-induced protein 8-like protein 1 isoform X3 — protein MDTFSTKNLALQAQKKLLSKMATKTIANVFIDDTSSEILDELYRATKEYTHNRKEAQKIIKNLIKIVMKLGMLYRNGQFNPEELVVMERFRKKVHTLAMTAVSFHQIDFTFDRRVMSGVLTECRDLLHEAVNGHLTAKSHSRINHVFNHFADYEFLSALYGPSEPYRTHLKRICEGVNKMLEEDNI, from the coding sequence ATGGACACCTTCAGCACCAAGAACCTGGCCCTGCAGGCCCAGAAGAAGCTCTTGAGCAAGATGGCTACCAAGACCATAGCCAACGTCTTCATTGATGACACCAGCAGCGAGATCTTGGATGAGCTCTACCGGGCCACCAAGGAGTACACCCACAACCGCAAAGAGGCCCAGAAGATCATCAAAAATCTCATCAAGATAGTCATGAAGTTGGGCATGCTCTACCGCAACGGGCAGTTCAACCCTGAGGAGCTGGTGGTGATGGAGCGTTTTCGCAAGAAGGTGCATACCTTGGCCATGACAGCTGTCAGCTTCCACCAGATAGACTTCACCTTTGACCGCAGGGTCATGTCGGGTGTGCTGACGGAGTGCCGGGACCTGCTGCACGAGGCTGTCAACGGCCACCTGACGGCCAAATCCCACTCCCGCATCAACCACGTCTTCAATCACTTTGCGGACTATGAGTTCCTCTCGGCTCTCTATGGGCCGTCCGAGCCCTACCGCACCCACCTGAAGAGGATCTGCGAAGGGGTTAACAAGATGCTGGAAGAGGACAACATATGA
- the TNFAIP8L1 gene encoding tumor necrosis factor alpha-induced protein 8-like protein 1 isoform X1, which translates to MAERLAAPLAQVPRASGARCTMRCPAKAMPVFPAASHSRSHAGRDFCHPCQEMSFSSGEVFTQWLPLWPHPARHTRAGPGGSRCCLHPWQRARDGYCKRRRAFFLLLLLCHPNAEMDTFSTKNLALQAQKKLLSKMATKTIANVFIDDTSSEILDELYRATKEYTHNRKEAQKIIKNLIKIVMKLGMLYRNGQFNPEELVVMERFRKKVHTLAMTAVSFHQIDFTFDRRVMSGVLTECRDLLHEAVNGHLTAKSHSRINHVFNHFADYEFLSALYGPSEPYRTHLKRICEGVNKMLEEDNI; encoded by the exons ATGGCCGAGCGCTTGGCAGCACCGCTGGCACAAGTGCCAAGAGCGAGCGGAGCAAGATGCACCATGCGGTGCCCGGCCAAGGCGATGCCAGTGTTCCCCGCAGCATCCCATTCCCGGAGCCATGCTGGCCGCGATTTTTGCCACCCTTGCCAAGAAATGAGTTTTTCCTCCGGCGAGGTGTTTACTCAGTGGCTTCCTCTCTGGCCTCACCCCGCTCGGCACACACGCGCCGGACCTGGCGGCTCTCGGTGCTGTTTGCACCCATGGCAACGTGCGAGGGACGGCTATTGCAAAAGGCGGCGTgcgttcttcctcctcctcctcctctgccaccccAACGCTG AGATGGACACCTTCAGCACCAAGAACCTGGCCCTGCAGGCCCAGAAGAAGCTCTTGAGCAAGATGGCTACCAAGACCATAGCCAACGTCTTCATTGATGACACCAGCAGCGAGATCTTGGATGAGCTCTACCGGGCCACCAAGGAGTACACCCACAACCGCAAAGAGGCCCAGAAGATCATCAAAAATCTCATCAAGATAGTCATGAAGTTGGGCATGCTCTACCGCAACGGGCAGTTCAACCCTGAGGAGCTGGTGGTGATGGAGCGTTTTCGCAAGAAGGTGCATACCTTGGCCATGACAGCTGTCAGCTTCCACCAGATAGACTTCACCTTTGACCGCAGGGTCATGTCGGGTGTGCTGACGGAGTGCCGGGACCTGCTGCACGAGGCTGTCAACGGCCACCTGACGGCCAAATCCCACTCCCGCATCAACCACGTCTTCAATCACTTTGCGGACTATGAGTTCCTCTCGGCTCTCTATGGGCCGTCCGAGCCCTACCGCACCCACCTGAAGAGGATCTGCGAAGGGGTTAACAAGATGCTGGAAGAGGACAACATATGA
- the MYDGF gene encoding myeloid-derived growth factor isoform X2 — translation MAAPSGRSDRRLWAALVPAALLCLAARAAEEPSTADFDVRPGGEVHSFSRSLGDYTCTFTYSAQGGTNEQWQMNIGVSEDNLLFSCSVWRPQGKSYLFFTQFKAEVKGAKIEYAMAHSQAAVGGQSDIPLKQEEFEITETTVSHREGKFRFELSKLMIVAKTPRDEL, via the exons ATGGCGGCGCCCAGCGGGAGGAGCGACCGGCGGCTGTGGGCCGCGCTGGTGCCCGCCGCCCTGCTGTGCCTGGCGGCCCGGGCAGCGGAGGAACCGAGCACGGCCGACTTCGACGTACGGCCCGGCGGGGAGGTTCACTCCTTCTCCCGGAGCCTG gGAGATTACACCTGCACCTTCACATACTCAGCTCAGGGAGGAACGAACGAG caaTGGCAGATGAACATTGGAGTCAGTGAAGACAACCTGCTCTTCTCCTGCTCTGTCTGGAG GCCCCAAGGGAAGTCTTATCTCTTCTTTACCCAGTTTAAAGCTGAAGTGAAAGGAGCCAAGATAGAGTATGCCATGGCTCAT TCTCAAGCTGCAGTGGGTGGGCAAAGTGACATCCccttaaaacaggaagaattTGAAATCACCGAAACAACAG tGTCTCACAGGGAAGGCAAGTTCCGTTTCGAACTGTCCAAACTCATGATTGTAGCAAAAACACCCCGTGACGAGCTGTGA
- the MYDGF gene encoding myeloid-derived growth factor isoform X1 produces the protein MAAGAPAERPRPVLTPPARRSPGFLYKMAAPSGRSDRRLWAALVPAALLCLAARAAEEPSTADFDVRPGGEVHSFSRSLGDYTCTFTYSAQGGTNEQWQMNIGVSEDNLLFSCSVWRPQGKSYLFFTQFKAEVKGAKIEYAMAHSQAAVGGQSDIPLKQEEFEITETTVSHREGKFRFELSKLMIVAKTPRDEL, from the exons ATGGCCGCCGGGGCGCCCGCTGAGCGGCCGCGGCCCGTATTGACCCCTCCCGCCCGCCGTAGCCCAGGCTTCCTTTACAAGATGGCGGCGCCCAGCGGGAGGAGCGACCGGCGGCTGTGGGCCGCGCTGGTGCCCGCCGCCCTGCTGTGCCTGGCGGCCCGGGCAGCGGAGGAACCGAGCACGGCCGACTTCGACGTACGGCCCGGCGGGGAGGTTCACTCCTTCTCCCGGAGCCTG gGAGATTACACCTGCACCTTCACATACTCAGCTCAGGGAGGAACGAACGAG caaTGGCAGATGAACATTGGAGTCAGTGAAGACAACCTGCTCTTCTCCTGCTCTGTCTGGAG GCCCCAAGGGAAGTCTTATCTCTTCTTTACCCAGTTTAAAGCTGAAGTGAAAGGAGCCAAGATAGAGTATGCCATGGCTCAT TCTCAAGCTGCAGTGGGTGGGCAAAGTGACATCCccttaaaacaggaagaattTGAAATCACCGAAACAACAG tGTCTCACAGGGAAGGCAAGTTCCGTTTCGAACTGTCCAAACTCATGATTGTAGCAAAAACACCCCGTGACGAGCTGTGA